The Ornithinibacillus sp. 4-3 region TTTCTCATCAATTGCTAAATATAATGAGGTTTCCATTTCACATGCATGATTAATTCCACCTGGATTCTCAGATTCTCTTAATTCACTCATGAGCTTATGAGCTGGTTCAATATCCCAATGAGATATTGATGTACACAACACATCTGGATACTTTAACATTGTTTGCTTTGTTGCAACTTGAAGTAAAGAGACATTACTTCCATGACCATTCAACAATAAAATCCTCTTAAATCCTTGATATGCAAGACTGTTACAAACATCAACTACATAAGAAATAAATGTATCATAACTAATAGAAATAACTCCTGGAAAATCCATTTGATGTGGAGCATAGCCATGATTAATAGGTGGAATGATTACAACTTCATTAGGTATCTTACTTCCTGTTCTAAGCGCTACTTCATTCGCAAGTACAACATCAGTATCTACTGGTAAATGATGTCCATGTTCTTCAATCATTGCTACTGGTACAACGGCAATTCTCTCTTCATTGACTGCTTCCCTGATTTCTGGCCACGTCATTTTACCAAAAAGATATTTATTATTCTCCATTATGATTCCTCCATCTAATGTAAGGGTTTACATTAATATTTAATATTCCATATACAAATCACTCATAACATAACCATTATTCTTCCTTGCAAATACTTACTTTTCTTTCTATGTAAGTTTAGATATTACTAACCTCACACCAATCAATAACTGTAGCTGCGATAATTTTTGCCGTCTCAAATATGCTTTCTAATTCAATTGCTTCGTTTGGAAAATGTGCCAAATTAGTTATTCCTGGACCAAATACTAAAGAAGGGGTGTTTGCAACTTTCGTTAATAAACCTCCATCGGTTCCCCACGGGGAAGCGCTCACTTCTGGTTTACTTCCTTTAATAGACTTATAATTATCTACCAATGATTGCATTAGGGGATGCTCTGTATCAATTTCTCCTGGTAACCATCTCGCACCATACCATTCGACTTGAACAGGGTGATTCTTAAACCAGTCATCTTTTTCTGCTAATTTTTCTAACCATTCTTCTAATTCATTTTCTACTTCTTCAATTGCCTCGTTCGGTGCAATACCTATACGTCCTTCCAGTTTTACCTGGTCAGGAACAGATGATGGCCAATCTCCTCCTTCAATTCGTCCAATATTAATAGGAACAGGAATTGGGTTGTTTTTATATAAAGGATCAGTAATACGTGCATTACGAATCTTTTCTAGTTCCCTGATATACTCGTTAACAACTAACGCTTTATCTATTGCACTAACACCATGATATCTCGTACCACCATGTGCAGTTATCCCATTTATGATAAGCCGAAACCATTTAGAACCCTGCTGCTTAGGAAATATTTTCATATCAGTTGGTTCGGGAATGATGGCTACATCTGCTTGATATCCTTTTAAAATAGCATCTAGCGTCCCTGCACCTCCACTCTCCTCTTCAACAACACTCTGAAAAATAACATCTCCTTTTAAACGGATTGATAAACTTTGCAGCGCCTCCATCACCATAAGCAGAGCAATATTACCTCCTTTCATATCTGTTACTCCACGTCCATACATTTTTCCATCCACAATACTTCCACTATAAGGAGGTTCATTCCATTGTTCAATGTCTCCGGCTGGAACAACATCTACATGTCCATTTAAAATAATAGATTTACCACCACCAGTTCCTTTTAACACCCCTACCACATTTGGACTATTTTCAAATGTTTCTCGATTTGAATAAAAATACGGATTTTCTTTTAATCTTTCTCCATCTAAATCCCAGATATCAACTTTTACTTCTAATTCCTCTAAATAATTAACTATAAGCCGCTGAATATCTTTTTCATTACCTTGAGTGCTATCCAAATTCACCATTTTTCTTAATCGTTCAATGTTTTTATCTTTATTTTCATTAATCCATTGATAGATTCTCTCTTTGACATCCATGTCTATCACATTCCTTTATTTCAAAGTCATATTTTCATAAATCACTGCAATTCCCATTCCACCAGCCATACACATTGTAACTAAACCGTATTTAGTGTTTGTGCGAAGCATCTCATGTATTAATGTTACAGATAGTTTTGCTCCAGTAGCTCCCACTGGATGACCAAGTGCAATTGCTCCTCCATTTACATTTACTTTTTCTTCATCTAAGCCTGACTCTTTTATAACTGCAAGTGCTTGGGCTGCAAAGGCTTCATTTAATTCGATTAATCCTATATCCTCTATAGTAAGATTAGCTTTATCTAATGCTTTTTTCATTGCAGGTACAGGGCCAATTCCCATTATCCTGTGACTAACACCTGCGCTTGCATATCCCTTCACTTTTACAAGTGGATGTAAGCCTTCGCTTTCTGCTCTCTTTTTTGACATCATTAATAAGGCTGCTGCTCCATCATTCATTGGACACGCATTTCCTGCTGTTACATTGCCATTTTGTATAAAAACCGGTTTTAATTGTGCGAGCTTTTTTTTGTCGGGTGGATTGATTACGCTCTCGTCTTTGGTATAATAAGTCATTCCTTTTTTTGTTTTTACCTCTATAGGAATAATTTCATCATCAAACTTATGAGCTTTCATTGCTTTAATGGCTTTCATATGACTCATGTAAGAAAAACTATCTTGCTCTTCTCGAGAAATATTATATTTCTCAGCTAATCTTTCAGCAGTGACTCCCATATGCTCTTCACCTAAGGAACATGTCAATCCATCAGCCAGTAGTGCATCTTCCATTTCAATATTTCCAAATTTTTTCCCCCAACGATTTTTAACCAAATAGGGAACATTACTCATACTCTCTGTTCCACCAGCAATAACCACCTCATGTTGGCCAGTTTGAATAGAAGCAGTAGCATTCGTGATGGCTTTTAAACTTGAACCACACGCTTTAATAACAACATAAGCGGGAATTTTCTCAGGAAAACCAGCGAGTTGCGAAGATATTCTTGCTGAATTTAAACCACCTCCATGTACATACCCATGGCCAAAAATAATCTCTTCTACACCACTCTTTGAAAAAGAACTCTGATTCATCAAACCTTCTAAAACCTGTCTTCCTAACTCTTTTGCTTCTAGTCCTTTCAACGACTTACCAAAAGCCCCTACCGCAGTTCGAACACCTGACACTACAACCACTTCATGCATTTATTCACCCCCTTGAAGTTCTTTAGAAATGGTAAGCGGTGCATCTGTTGCTGCTATAACTTCTCCTACCGTATACTCTTCCGTAATCTCAATGAGATGTAATCCTTTTGGTAAAACCTCAATAACAGCCATATCAGTTATAATTAAATCAACACATTGCCCCGCAGTTAGCGGCAATGAACATTCAGATACAATCTTTGGATTACCTTTTTTGTCTATATGATCCATTAATACGATTACTTTTTTTGCTTTTTGAGCTAACTCTATTGCACCACCCATTCCCGAAACAATTTTTTTAGGGATAATCCAATTTGCTAAATCACCATACTGATTAACTTCAAACGCCCCTAAAATAGCTATATCAATTAAACCACGTCGAATAATTCCAAATGCATATGAACTATCAAAATAAGAAGCTCCAGGAATAATTGATGTTGGTATTCCTCCAGCATTACATAGTGTTTCATCTTCTTGTCCTTTTATTGGATTAGAGCCAGTTCCTAAAACCCCATTTTCAGCATGAAACATTACGTCCACATTCTCAGGAATATAATTAGCAACTAACGTTGGCATTCCAATTCCTAAATTCACAATCATTCCATTTTTTATTTCTTTCGCTGCTCGTTTAGCAATCATGTCTCGTCTACTTATTCCCACGCCCATTTCCAATTCACTCCTTCACTCTGCACAACAATATCAACGAATGCACCAGGTGTTATTATTTCTTCCGGGTCTAACTCACCCATAGGAACAATTTCTTTTGTCTCTGCAATCGTAATCCTACCAGCCATTGCTACTAATGGATTTGTGTTACGAGCACTTTTATCGAAAATTAAATTACCAAACGTATCCGCTTTTTTGGCATAAACAATGGCAACATCTGCTGTCAACGGAGTTTCAACTAAAAAGTTTTTCCCATTTATATTAATTTTTTGTTTACCCTCACCAACCATACCTTCAACACCTATATCGACTAAAACACCACCAAGACCAACCCCGCCAGCTCGAATGCGTTCAACTAATGTTCCTTGAGGAGAAAATTCTATCTCCAATGTACCATCATGCATCTGTTTACCAGCATTTGGATTAGAACCAATATGGGAAGCAACTAATTTCTTAACCCTTTTCGCAGTAATTAACTGTCCAATTCCAACATTTGGAAATCCCGTATCATTACCAATTAACGTTAAATTGTTCGTACCATTATCTAATATTTTTTGAATAATAGTAGGTGGATTTCCTATTCCACCAAATCCACCGTACATTAGAGTAGAGCCGCTCTTTATATGCTTTATTGCATCATCAACACTTTGAACTTTCATCATCTAATATGCTCCTTTAATAATGAATTTTCTACTTTTTCTAGACTTTTTGAGAATCTATCTACTAACTCATCAATTTCTTGTTTTGTAATTGTCAGTGGAGGAGCAATAATAATCGCATCTCCATTTATTCCATCTACTCCAGCATTTGCTGGATAGATAAGTAATAAATTAGAAAAACATTCATCTATTATTCGATTAATAACATTATATTTTTTTAAAAATGGAGATTTTGTATCCTTATTTGCAACAAATTCAATTCCAACAAATAAACCTTCACCTCGGACATCTCCAATGATCCGGCTTCTTCCTGCTAATTCATTCATTTTTCCTATTAAATATTTTCCATTTTGAGCTGATTTTTCAACAAGGTCATGCTTTTCTATATAATCAATTACCGCCAATGCTGTTGCAGCTGACTGAGGATTTGCACTATATGTATGGCCACTCATGATTAGCTTTGAACCATTTAAAATCGAATTCATTATTTGATCACTAACAACCGTAGCAGCAATAGGAGTATAGCCAGCTCCCATTCCTTTTCCAGTCGCCATTATATCTGGCACCACATCAAAATGTTCCATTGCAAACATTTTTCCAGTACGACCCATGCCAGTCATAACTTCGTCAGCGATCAACAGGATATCATACATTTCACAAACAGTTTTCAATTTTTTAAAATACTTTTTTGAAGGGATTAATACCCCGCCAGCGGCACCAACTATTGGTTCTGCAATGAACGCAGCCACATTTTCAGCACCTATTCGTAGTATTTCCTTTTCTAATTCTGCCGCATAGAAATCGTCACATTGTTCAACTGTTTTATCTTTGCACTCTCGATAATAATATGGTGCGGATATGGAGGGATATTTTTCTAATAAAGATTCAAAACGCTCTCTACGACCGATATGTCCAGACATTGATAAAGCTCCTATTGTAATTCCGTGATAACTCATCCAACGAGACATAATTTTATTTTTCTTTGGTCTACCTTCTTCTTGCCAATATTGAATTGCAATTTTCATAGCAGTTTCTGTTGCTTCCGACCCGCTATTGACAAAAAAAGACCAATTTAAATCTCCAGGTGATATCTGACTTATTTTATTAGCTAACTTCTCAGCAATATGGGTAGAAAATTGAGATCGATATACGAAAGATACTTTTTGCGCTTGTACTTGCATTGCTTCGATAATATCTTGTACACCGTGACCGATATTTGCTGTTACTGCTCCTGAAGAACCGTCTATGTATTCATTACCTTGATCATCATATAAATAAATTCCTTTTCCATGTGTAATAAAAGGATAATTTTGATCTAGAATCGGTTTAATTAAATATGTTTTTAACATACATACCACTCCAATAGATAAATGTTTTATTTACTAACGAAGATATTCATCCTTTCAGAATTACATTTTTCAAATATTCGTTT contains the following coding sequences:
- a CDS encoding peptidase; its protein translation is MDVKERIYQWINENKDKNIERLRKMVNLDSTQGNEKDIQRLIVNYLEELEVKVDIWDLDGERLKENPYFYSNRETFENSPNVVGVLKGTGGGKSIILNGHVDVVPAGDIEQWNEPPYSGSIVDGKMYGRGVTDMKGGNIALLMVMEALQSLSIRLKGDVIFQSVVEEESGGAGTLDAILKGYQADVAIIPEPTDMKIFPKQQGSKWFRLIINGITAHGGTRYHGVSAIDKALVVNEYIRELEKIRNARITDPLYKNNPIPVPINIGRIEGGDWPSSVPDQVKLEGRIGIAPNEAIEEVENELEEWLEKLAEKDDWFKNHPVQVEWYGARWLPGEIDTEHPLMQSLVDNYKSIKGSKPEVSASPWGTDGGLLTKVANTPSLVFGPGITNLAHFPNEAIELESIFETAKIIAATVIDWCEVSNI
- a CDS encoding acetyl-CoA C-acyltransferase encodes the protein MHEVVVVSGVRTAVGAFGKSLKGLEAKELGRQVLEGLMNQSSFSKSGVEEIIFGHGYVHGGGLNSARISSQLAGFPEKIPAYVVIKACGSSLKAITNATASIQTGQHEVVIAGGTESMSNVPYLVKNRWGKKFGNIEMEDALLADGLTCSLGEEHMGVTAERLAEKYNISREEQDSFSYMSHMKAIKAMKAHKFDDEIIPIEVKTKKGMTYYTKDESVINPPDKKKLAQLKPVFIQNGNVTAGNACPMNDGAAALLMMSKKRAESEGLHPLVKVKGYASAGVSHRIMGIGPVPAMKKALDKANLTIEDIGLIELNEAFAAQALAVIKESGLDEEKVNVNGGAIALGHPVGATGAKLSVTLIHEMLRTNTKYGLVTMCMAGGMGIAVIYENMTLK
- a CDS encoding CoA transferase subunit A; protein product: MMKVQSVDDAIKHIKSGSTLMYGGFGGIGNPPTIIQKILDNGTNNLTLIGNDTGFPNVGIGQLITAKRVKKLVASHIGSNPNAGKQMHDGTLEIEFSPQGTLVERIRAGGVGLGGVLVDIGVEGMVGEGKQKININGKNFLVETPLTADVAIVYAKKADTFGNLIFDKSARNTNPLVAMAGRITIAETKEIVPMGELDPEEIITPGAFVDIVVQSEGVNWKWAWE
- a CDS encoding creatininase family protein, which translates into the protein MENNKYLFGKMTWPEIREAVNEERIAVVPVAMIEEHGHHLPVDTDVVLANEVALRTGSKIPNEVVIIPPINHGYAPHQMDFPGVISISYDTFISYVVDVCNSLAYQGFKRILLLNGHGSNVSLLQVATKQTMLKYPDVLCTSISHWDIEPAHKLMSELRESENPGGINHACEMETSLYLAIDEKNVQMDKAVKDIDKFKMAKSKYFWLDLMGKGEGKPVVMIPYWSAISETGVLGDPTVATKEKGEKVLNAAVEGLIEFIRIFKEQEVLGRVNHHNHS
- a CDS encoding 3-oxoacid CoA-transferase subunit B; translation: MGVGISRRDMIAKRAAKEIKNGMIVNLGIGMPTLVANYIPENVDVMFHAENGVLGTGSNPIKGQEDETLCNAGGIPTSIIPGASYFDSSYAFGIIRRGLIDIAILGAFEVNQYGDLANWIIPKKIVSGMGGAIELAQKAKKVIVLMDHIDKKGNPKIVSECSLPLTAGQCVDLIITDMAVIEVLPKGLHLIEITEEYTVGEVIAATDAPLTISKELQGGE
- a CDS encoding aspartate aminotransferase family protein — protein: MLKTYLIKPILDQNYPFITHGKGIYLYDDQGNEYIDGSSGAVTANIGHGVQDIIEAMQVQAQKVSFVYRSQFSTHIAEKLANKISQISPGDLNWSFFVNSGSEATETAMKIAIQYWQEEGRPKKNKIMSRWMSYHGITIGALSMSGHIGRRERFESLLEKYPSISAPYYYRECKDKTVEQCDDFYAAELEKEILRIGAENVAAFIAEPIVGAAGGVLIPSKKYFKKLKTVCEMYDILLIADEVMTGMGRTGKMFAMEHFDVVPDIMATGKGMGAGYTPIAATVVSDQIMNSILNGSKLIMSGHTYSANPQSAATALAVIDYIEKHDLVEKSAQNGKYLIGKMNELAGRSRIIGDVRGEGLFVGIEFVANKDTKSPFLKKYNVINRIIDECFSNLLLIYPANAGVDGINGDAIIIAPPLTITKQEIDELVDRFSKSLEKVENSLLKEHIR